Genomic window (Bacteroidales bacterium):
GGTTACAAAATTTCCTAATGTGACTGGTCCCACCAGTTTAACCCTTGAGGTAACAGCACAACGGTCACCAATAATGATATCCCCCATCCCATTATTGATGATGGTATAATCTTCGATAATGGTTCTGTATCCAATGGAGAATTTCCTGCTGGGAATCAGGTCGAGCCTGGCTTTCCGGCGAATGATGGAGCCTTTTCCACGTTTGATAATAAATGGATAAACCAGGATCCGGGTCCAGAGGCGCGGACGGGTGGCATAAGGATGGATCATCAAGTAATGGATGATCTTTTTCAATTTTGGGTGACTATCAAGCATCTTAGTATTTTTTAAGTTTTGTAAAATGTCTTTTATTAATGATGGTTTTGATTTTACCTTTTTTTCATGTCCAGCATCTTTTGCAATGCATCGGCAAAAGCTTCGGTGCGGCTTTCCCATGAGTTTTCGGAGGCAAAAGCTACTCTTCCTGCCTGTTTTTCCGGGGTGTCCGATTCCACTTCAAGTTTAATCTTTTCAAAATAGCTTTCTTTATCAGGAGCAACGGAAACCAGTCCACTGAATTCAGGCAGGTGGGCAAAGTCAGTCATGACAACAGGTGTTCCTACCGCCAGGTATTCATTTATTTTCAGTGGGTACACATTTTTATTGAGATGGGTACGGGTATAAGGGATGATTCCCACATGGCTGTTGAACATAATCGCAGGGATTTGTTCAGGAGGTACAGGGGGAAGAAGTTTCACATTAGGATATTTGCTGATGGTATCTGCAGCTGCTTTATTCCTGACAGGTCCCACGAAAATGAATTCATAATCGGGAGCCTTTGTGATACAATATTCGATGATCTCAGTCTCAAACCGCTGATCGATACTTCCGGTGTAACATACCACCTTTGGAAGCCCCGGTTTTGACATCCCGTTTACAGCTTCCCTGAATAACCGGAAATCAACCCCGTTTTTCACAACGAATATATTGGGGTGCAGGCTTGCCTTCTGGGATGCCAGGTTATCGGAGGTTACAATTACACCGTCAGTCTTTCCGATATATTCCGTTTCATATACTTTTCCCCTGGGGCCATTGCGTTTTCCATCAATAGAGTCATAGCAATAGTAAACATTCAGCCTTTCATTTAATTTCCCAGCCAGGAAAAGCCCGTAGAATGGCATGAAAGAAGTAATGGAGATGGCATCCTTCATTTTGAGCCTTTTCATAGCCTTTCTGACAGAAGACGCAATAATGAAGCTATTGATCCTGAGCACCATCCTGAAAAGCTTGTCATTCTTGAAATGGTTGAAAGGAATTACAGGTGGCAGGGTCATTTTAACCACTTTCCCATTTTCATGGGTAGCAATTTCCTTAAGCCGGTCCTGAATTCCCAGGATTTGTTTTACCGGTGCTTTTGTCTTTCCCAGTATGCCGGAAATCAAGTCTTTGATTGTGAAAGCATATTCCACATACAGAATCGTATTCTGCTTGCCGAGTCGTGATAACAACTGCACCGAGGAACGCTGATATTCACCGAACCAGGTTGTATTACTTATACAGACCAGATTTTGTCCTTTAATCATTTTATTTCTTATTAAGTGGGCCAATTTCTTTATAAATATCCAGCACCTCTTCAGCCATTCTTTTCCAGGTGAAATAGCGTGCCCGGGTAAATCCCTTTTCAATGTTTGCTGAGCGCAGCTCCTTGTCGTTCAGCAGGTTAATTATAGCATTAGTAATCTCAGAAGGCTTGAAGGGATTCATGATCACAGCTGCATCACCTGCAATTTCCGGCATGGAGGATGTGTTGGAGGTAATAACAGGGGTGCCGCTGGCCATAGCCTCCAGCATTGGAATCCCGAAGCTCTCCCTGAGTGAAGGATAAAGGAAGAGTTCAGACATGCTGTAGATGGCAGGCAGATCAGTATTTACAACATAACCGGTAAGTTTGATCTGGTCGATTAATGCGGGATTTCCTATTTCTTCCAGGATTTTCCCCAGTTCCGAACGATCATAATCAAGCATGAGAAGCTTGATGTCATTTCCTGCTTTCCTCACAAAACTCGAATAGGCCTGTAAGGTTCCCTTTGTATTCTTCTTGGGGTCAGTATTTCCAAGGAAAAAGAAATATTTGTCAGGAAGGCGGTATTTTTTCTTGACCCTTTCAAGTTCAGCAGGATCGGTAACGGGTTTGAAATGTTCACTTACACCGTTATATACCGCGGTGAGCCTGGAATCCCCTTTCATTCCGAAGAAATCGGCAATGCGGTTCTTTTCGAAGTGGGAAACGGTGATAATTTTTTTGCTACTCTTGACAATCCTTGGGACCACCATCTTTCGGTAAATATTGCCGAATTTCTGGTATGAGGAGCCACTTCCCTGCATAATTTTAATGTAGCTGCTTTCCATGTAGATGATATCATGGAGGGTAACCACCAGCGGGATTCCCGTGAAAACGGGTGCAGTATTACTTGTGCAGTGAAGTATGTCGCAACCGGCTTTCCTGGCTGCCTTTGGAAGGGCGATCTGTTCCCATTGGGGATAGAAGCCACCACTTAGTTTTTCAATCCTGAAGTTGGGAGTTTCCTTGATTACCTGGTCATCTTCATCGGGTTTGACAAAAATGACATATTCGTTTTCATGGTCGATCTGCTGGAGGTTACGAATCAGCTCCAGGGCCACCATATCCATCCCATGCTTTTTACTTCGAAATAAACGTTGTCCTTCAATTCCAATCTTCATATGGGTTGGTATTTAAATATTCCTGACCGGTTTTACAGCACCATGTTTGGTATGGATGAACTGTTTATTTGCTCCTTTAATTTTCAGTAGTGAGAGGAACATCAGCAACATGCCTTTTGGCAGACTCTGCAATGCCCTGAGTGTTTCCGTTGTATAAAAGGAACGGGGGATCGAGAAAACGAAAGCTAGAACGCATAGTCCAGCAGAAATGGCCCATGCAATATTCATCCAGCCGGGAATCCCCAGGAGCAGATTGAGTGCAATGAATACAATTCCGAGGAGTAACATGGCACCCAGGAGTAAAATCCTTGGGGGTTGCATGAACTGGAAGGCTTTATCGAAATAATCAACATTTCCTTTCGTAATGAGGGCTTTGATGGAGGCCGTCATATCCTTTTTGAAGTATAAAATCTGTGCCGAAAGCCAACGGCGGCGCTGATTACTGAATGCTTCTGCTTTCTGGATTTTTTCATCCAGTACAACGGCATCATGAAGGTAATTCACTGTGAAACCTGCTTTCAACATGATCAGTTCCAGTTCTTTGTCAAAGCCTCCCACCGCTTTCACAGTGGCCATCATATCCTTAAAAAATTGGTATTGAAAAGCCATTCCTGAGCCAATAATAGCTGAAGACAGCCCTAATGCCCTATGGCCCTTTCTGAAGATATGGTTATTGATTTCTTCACTAACGGCATCGAGGATGGCAAATGCTGTATCCATATTTTTGGCGGCACGGTGTCCCTGCACAGCCACATAATTATATTCGAAAGAAGCATTGATTTTACTCAGGAAATCCAGGGCCATGAGGTTATCAGCATCCAGGATCACGGCAATCTCATAATCATTGGAGAGTTCTTCCATGGCTTTATTCAGGGCCTTCGACTTGGTGCTTTTCTCAAATTTTACTTCCACCACCTTGATGGGCAAAGTCCTTAATTCAGTCAACGTTTCGGGTTGGAAGGAATCAGCAATGATCACTACATCAAAAAGAGATGAAGGGTAATCTTGTTTGAGTGCAGCCCGAGCCACATCAACAATTACATCATCCTCTTTATAACCGGGAATCAGGACAGCAATTTTCCTCATTTTGGGATTCCTGGAATATTCAGGCTGACGATAGAAAAATCCTGCCACTGCAAATACGAATATATACAGTGTCGAAACCGAGAGTCCTGTTAACAGGATGATTTCAAGGATATATAGGAAAGTTATCATCGAGGGATTCATCAGTTATGGTTTGGAATGATTCATTATAAAAGCGGGTTTGAATGTATATCTCCCGGCAATGGGTTCTGAAGATGCCATGATACGGCCCTGGAATAAGCTGCCAGGTGTTTCATCTCCCCTTTAAAAAGATAGGTAAGGATATTTTTAGGGATGGAGACAAAAGTTTGGAACAACAATGCAATGAAGAATTGGGCTCCGGCCACATTCCTTCGCAGGTATAGCAGACGTGCCCTGTTTATGTAGTAGGTCTTAAAAGGACTTAATTTCCCTGTTGAGATGGATTCTTTATGCATTATGAGGGAATTCCCGACATACCAGAGCTCAAAACCTGCTCTCCGTATCCTGGCTCCCCAGTCAAGTTCTTCATAATAAAGGAAATAACTCTCTGCCATCATCCCAACTTTCCTAATCACTTCCATGGGAACCATCATAGCAGCTCCATGAACAAAAGGTGTCGGACTATCCTTATCATACTGGCCCTTATCCTTTTCACCAAATCCTACCCCTTTACTCCTGATGGTATAAGGGTTTATTGGAGTGAAACCGGAATATTGAATCGTATCCGGTTTGGAATAGAACCTGATTTTAGGGCTTACCCCTCCAATGGATGGATTTGACTCACATTTATCGACAAGAGGTTCAAGAAATCCCGGTTCAACTTCAGTATCATTATTGATGAAAAGTACGTACTTACCTTTAGCAATGCGGGTTCCGATATTATTACCCCCTGCAAAACCAAGGTTCACTTTACTTTGAATGAATTGGATTTCAGGGTAATTCTCAATTATCATAGAAGGATCATCATCGGGAGAAGCATTATCAATCACAATTACCTCGATATTAGGATAGGTGATCTTCCTAAGGGAGGCAAGCAACGCACAGGTGACTTCCGGGTGGTTGAAATTGACTGTAATGATTGAAACCAGTGGGTGATCCATCTTATTAATCTTAGTGGTAAAGTCTTTCATTGGGGAAATCTCCCCCGACTTTCCTTATTCATTGTTTATTAATTACTTTCAGTGAAAACTGTAACTATTTCGTTGCTCACATTTAAGAATTTCGGGTTCTTTAACTCTCCCCAATACCTTATGACTCTTTCAAGGTCTTCGAGGCGTAATGGTTTCGAGATATAATCATCCATACCGGAAACAATGCATTTCTCTTTATCCCCCTGCATAGCATTAGCCGTCATGGCAATGATAACAGGCCCATCATGATTCCAGCGTTCTTTAATTTTTTGGGTAGCCTCATATCCATCCATTTCGGGCATTTGTACATCCATGAAAATGAGGTCATAATGTTTCCTTTTCAATGCATCAATGGCTTCATGGCCATTAGCTACCAGGTCGGTTTTAAAACCCAGCACATCAAACAGGTTACGGATCAGTTTCTGATTAATGAAATTGTCTTCAGCAATCAGTATCCTGAAAGGGTATTGTATGGAGATATTCTTCAGATCTTGTTCGAGGTCCTTATGAGCTGAAATGTGGTTGCTTCCCGGGTTAAGGACTGAAACCAGGATTTCTGCCAGGTGAGAATGTTTCACAGGCTTGTTTAGGTAATAGGAAAAGAGCTGCTGCATTTCCGGGTTCTTTTGATTGATGCCGATAGAAGTCAGCATAATCAAAGGCATCTGGGATTTGGAGTATTTCTTGCTGATCTCTTTTGCAAGCATTTCCCCATCCATTTCCGGCATCTGCATATCGAGCAGGCATGCATCAAATTTGTCGCCTTTGTTTAGTAATGCAAGGGCTTTCGGGCCTGATTCCACAGCTATGGAATCAATATTCCAGTTTTTAAGCTGCTGCTGTAATATTTTCCGGTTTGTGGAATTATCATCTACAATCAACAATTTTTTCCCACTCATCTTCATTAGTTGCTCAACATGGTTATTCTCATCCGGTGGCGGGGTAGTAAAGTAGGTTTTGATGGTGAATCTGAAATCGGAGCCGACACCAGGTTCACTGGTAACCCAGATTTTTCCTTCCATGAGGTGCACCAGGTTGGCAGAAATGGCAAGTCCGAGTCCGGAGCCCCCATATTTGCGGGTTGTAGATGCATCAACCTGGGTGAAGGGCATAAAAAGGGCTTCAATTTTTTCCGCTGGAATCCCAATACCTGTGTCACGAACAGAGAATTCAAGAAATATGGAATCATCGGCATGGTCATCCAGGATTACCTGTACAAGGATTTCTCCCATCTCGGTGAATTTGATGGCATTTCCAATCAGGTTCACAAGGATTTGCCTTAGCCTGAATCCATCCCCAAAAATATAAGGCTGGATATTGGGATCGAGATAATAGATAATCTCAAGCCGTTTCTCGAAAATCTTGGGAGCCATGAGGTCCAGCACATCTTCAATACAACTCCTCAGGTCGAATGCACTTTCTTCCAGCTGCATATGGCCTGATTCAATCTTGGAGAAGTCGAGAATTTCATTGATAAGGTTGAGTAAGCTATCTCCTGATGTCTCAATAGTTTCAACATATTCCCTTTGAGTCTCGGAAAGCTTTGTCTGAAGGAGCAAACTGGTCATTCCAATTACTCCGTTCATTGGTGTACGGATTTCATGACTCATGGAAGCCAGGAAGTTGGATTTAGCCCGGTCAGCTGAGCGAGCCAGTTCCATAGCATCTTTCAGTTCCTGCTGTGCCTGGTAACGCCTGATTGCCCCACCGATACTGTTGGCCAGCATTCCCAGCACAGTTTCTTCTGCAGCATTCCACAGGTGTCCGGAAGAACAATCAGCAAAGCCCGTGAATCCCCATAAGGTGTGTTCATCAGGATCGAGGATAGGTACAATAATAATGGACTTCACCCATTGATGTTCGAATAATTCCTTCAGACTTGCACTGAAATCAGCAGGCACCCCTTTTACTGTCATTCCTTTCTGGAGGACCGGGTAAAGGCTGTCGGCTGCATTTGAGTAATAAATTTCTTCATATTCGGCAGTAACAACTTTGTCCCTGAAATCAGGGTGAACCCAGTCGTAAACACGCCTCACTCTCATGGTCTCCTTCTCGCTGTCGTATACATTTTTGAAGATGAAAATCCTGTCGACATTCGATTTATCTACAACAGCATCAAATGATTTCTGGATGGCTTCTTCCAGTTCAACAATAGTAAGCAGCCTGTAGGACGCTTCTGCCAGCCCCTGCAACAGGTCACTCTGTTTGGTCATTTGCAGTTGAATCATCCGCCTTTCGGCATTTTCAAGTTCAAGTTCCTTTCGCTGCTGATTAAAAGTAATAATCAGGTTAGCGATCTGGTTGAACTCATCATTCTTGCTTTGCAATGAACCGAGCATATATGTATCTCCCCGTTTCAGGGTCTCAGAAATGATCATCAGTGGTCGCCTGATCCAACGGAAAAGAATATAGAAGAATATTACAAGGATGGATAGCAAAAGGATCGCCAGGAAATACATCACAAAATCACTGATCTTATGAATCAATGCCAGCTGTTTATTTGGCTTTTGAAAAACCAGTGTACTGATAGTTACTTTATTATGGTCATGAAGTTTAAGTGAGGTATTGATAGACTTCCCGCTTCCAGTGTTGTCGACTTCATAATCAGCATTTTCCATCATTACGATACAGCCGGTATTCTTCGAGAGTTCAGAAAAAAATCGCTGATCCCATAATTTACTGGCATAAAAATAACCTGCTGCAGGAGTAGTCCTGGCAGTATCCAAAGTAGGATGAATAGTGGCAGCTGAAACTTCAAGAATGCCTTCAGGAATTTTCCGGTAATAATGAATGAAACCTGTTTTCTTCAGATTCTTTATAATCTCTTTCTTCTCCTGGTCATTGCCCAGCATTTCCTTTGGGTAAACACCAAAGCCATAGATAAGCTGGTTTTCTATATTGAAGACGCCAACAGAATGAAGTTTGAAAGAGTTGATAATAGAGGCAATATTATCATTAGCCCATCCTCTGTCAATTTGACTGAGGTGAACGATGATGTCATCCCAGTTGGAATAATCCACAACAATCTGGTGCAATTGATCTGTTTTACCTTCAATCGCATTATTTACGATCATCTCCTGCTGATCCAGGGCTGATCGTATTATCAAGTCATTCTGCCTCATCTGTGTCTCCTTAAAGATCACCAGAGAGCCTATGAAGATGACGAAACACCCGATTACCAGGAAAATGATTTTGTTTCGTAGTGTCATTGTTATCAGAGAGTTATGTGAGTAGCTACTGTTTCCGAGTTGAATATTGAAGGCTAGATAAACGGACCCTTTTTCCTCCATTTATCTGTATTGTCATTTAATTAATTCACTATAAGCGGAAATGTAATAGCCTGATTCGAAGGAATCAGGCTATTATGAAAGGATTTCAGGAATCCGGCAGAATAAATCAACAATTAAAATTTACCGGGTATCCTGTTTTAATTAAAATGAGTAGAATATATACCCTATTGACGTACCGGGCATTATAGGTTAAGTTCCTATTTCTGACCCCCTTCGATAGCGGGAACAGTAGCCGGAACCTCTTCTGCATAGGCAGGATTGAGGATATCAGGATTGGTCATTAATGCCATAGTGATATAGATGCACATACCTGTCGGCATTGCCCCCAGAACAGCATTTCCGTATGAGGCCACCATAATACCCAGCAACCCGCAGACAAATGCTGTTAATTTGGTTCTGAGTATTGGGTCACGTATCCTTACCATGATCAGGTAGGACGATTTTATAACAATATAGAATAAGATGAACAGGTGCAAAACCAGTCCAATCACCCCCTGTTCAGCCCAGATCATAACATACCAGCTATCGGTAGCGGTATTTGAAAGGAATGAATAGGGCATAAATCGCCTGGCTTTGGATCCCGCATGGCCGATACCGCCTCCAAAAGGACGGGTGGCAAGGTAGGTCTTGAGTTTTCGTTGGTTCGACAATCGCAATTGCAGGGATGCATCATTGGGGTCAAAAGCTGTCCGCATTCGCCGGATTTGATCCACAT
Coding sequences:
- a CDS encoding acyltransferase, encoding MLDSHPKLKKIIHYLMIHPYATRPRLWTRILVYPFIIKRGKGSIIRRKARLDLIPSRKFSIGYRTIIEDYTIINNGMGDIIIGDRCAVTSRVKLVGPVTLGNFVTIGSGAQITGLTHNFEDVTRPIKEQGVSANKTVVDDDVWIGGNSVIIQGLHIGTHCIIASGSVVTRDIPPYSVVAGNPARIIKKFNFETNKWEKPVTK
- a CDS encoding glycosyltransferase, with translation MIKGQNLVCISNTTWFGEYQRSSVQLLSRLGKQNTILYVEYAFTIKDLISGILGKTKAPVKQILGIQDRLKEIATHENGKVVKMTLPPVIPFNHFKNDKLFRMVLRINSFIIASSVRKAMKRLKMKDAISITSFMPFYGLFLAGKLNERLNVYYCYDSIDGKRNGPRGKVYETEYIGKTDGVIVTSDNLASQKASLHPNIFVVKNGVDFRLFREAVNGMSKPGLPKVVCYTGSIDQRFETEIIEYCITKAPDYEFIFVGPVRNKAAADTISKYPNVKLLPPVPPEQIPAIMFNSHVGIIPYTRTHLNKNVYPLKINEYLAVGTPVVMTDFAHLPEFSGLVSVAPDKESYFEKIKLEVESDTPEKQAGRVAFASENSWESRTEAFADALQKMLDMKKR
- a CDS encoding glycosyltransferase family 4 protein, which gives rise to MKIGIEGQRLFRSKKHGMDMVALELIRNLQQIDHENEYVIFVKPDEDDQVIKETPNFRIEKLSGGFYPQWEQIALPKAARKAGCDILHCTSNTAPVFTGIPLVVTLHDIIYMESSYIKIMQGSGSSYQKFGNIYRKMVVPRIVKSSKKIITVSHFEKNRIADFFGMKGDSRLTAVYNGVSEHFKPVTDPAELERVKKKYRLPDKYFFFLGNTDPKKNTKGTLQAYSSFVRKAGNDIKLLMLDYDRSELGKILEEIGNPALIDQIKLTGYVVNTDLPAIYSMSELFLYPSLRESFGIPMLEAMASGTPVITSNTSSMPEIAGDAAVIMNPFKPSEITNAIINLLNDKELRSANIEKGFTRARYFTWKRMAEEVLDIYKEIGPLNKK
- a CDS encoding glycosyltransferase family 2 protein, with protein sequence MITFLYILEIILLTGLSVSTLYIFVFAVAGFFYRQPEYSRNPKMRKIAVLIPGYKEDDVIVDVARAALKQDYPSSLFDVVIIADSFQPETLTELRTLPIKVVEVKFEKSTKSKALNKAMEELSNDYEIAVILDADNLMALDFLSKINASFEYNYVAVQGHRAAKNMDTAFAILDAVSEEINNHIFRKGHRALGLSSAIIGSGMAFQYQFFKDMMATVKAVGGFDKELELIMLKAGFTVNYLHDAVVLDEKIQKAEAFSNQRRRWLSAQILYFKKDMTASIKALITKGNVDYFDKAFQFMQPPRILLLGAMLLLGIVFIALNLLLGIPGWMNIAWAISAGLCVLAFVFSIPRSFYTTETLRALQSLPKGMLLMFLSLLKIKGANKQFIHTKHGAVKPVRNI
- a CDS encoding glycosyltransferase family 2 protein, which produces MNKMDHPLVSIITVNFNHPEVTCALLASLRKITYPNIEVIVIDNASPDDDPSMIIENYPEIQFIQSKVNLGFAGGNNIGTRIAKGKYVLFINNDTEVEPGFLEPLVDKCESNPSIGGVSPKIRFYSKPDTIQYSGFTPINPYTIRSKGVGFGEKDKGQYDKDSPTPFVHGAAMMVPMEVIRKVGMMAESYFLYYEELDWGARIRRAGFELWYVGNSLIMHKESISTGKLSPFKTYYINRARLLYLRRNVAGAQFFIALLFQTFVSIPKNILTYLFKGEMKHLAAYSRAVSWHLQNPLPGDIHSNPLL
- a CDS encoding response regulator, whose product is MTLRNKIIFLVIGCFVIFIGSLVIFKETQMRQNDLIIRSALDQQEMIVNNAIEGKTDQLHQIVVDYSNWDDIIVHLSQIDRGWANDNIASIINSFKLHSVGVFNIENQLIYGFGVYPKEMLGNDQEKKEIIKNLKKTGFIHYYRKIPEGILEVSAATIHPTLDTARTTPAAGYFYASKLWDQRFFSELSKNTGCIVMMENADYEVDNTGSGKSINTSLKLHDHNKVTISTLVFQKPNKQLALIHKISDFVMYFLAILLLSILVIFFYILFRWIRRPLMIISETLKRGDTYMLGSLQSKNDEFNQIANLIITFNQQRKELELENAERRMIQLQMTKQSDLLQGLAEASYRLLTIVELEEAIQKSFDAVVDKSNVDRIFIFKNVYDSEKETMRVRRVYDWVHPDFRDKVVTAEYEEIYYSNAADSLYPVLQKGMTVKGVPADFSASLKELFEHQWVKSIIIVPILDPDEHTLWGFTGFADCSSGHLWNAAEETVLGMLANSIGGAIRRYQAQQELKDAMELARSADRAKSNFLASMSHEIRTPMNGVIGMTSLLLQTKLSETQREYVETIETSGDSLLNLINEILDFSKIESGHMQLEESAFDLRSCIEDVLDLMAPKIFEKRLEIIYYLDPNIQPYIFGDGFRLRQILVNLIGNAIKFTEMGEILVQVILDDHADDSIFLEFSVRDTGIGIPAEKIEALFMPFTQVDASTTRKYGGSGLGLAISANLVHLMEGKIWVTSEPGVGSDFRFTIKTYFTTPPPDENNHVEQLMKMSGKKLLIVDDNSTNRKILQQQLKNWNIDSIAVESGPKALALLNKGDKFDACLLDMQMPEMDGEMLAKEISKKYSKSQMPLIMLTSIGINQKNPEMQQLFSYYLNKPVKHSHLAEILVSVLNPGSNHISAHKDLEQDLKNISIQYPFRILIAEDNFINQKLIRNLFDVLGFKTDLVANGHEAIDALKRKHYDLIFMDVQMPEMDGYEATQKIKERWNHDGPVIIAMTANAMQGDKEKCIVSGMDDYISKPLRLEDLERVIRYWGELKNPKFLNVSNEIVTVFTESN